From the genome of Aspergillus oryzae RIB40 DNA, chromosome 4:
TGTCTAGTCGTGAGCTTCATGGTCTCGTTACCATGGGAGCTGCTGATAGCATCCATTTGCAGCCACTGGGTAGGAGTagcaacaccaccagcaaGCCTGCAACGGATCATGAAGCTGTAGGCGGGCTCAAGGCCTTGGGCTTTGCGCTCATCGCGCACATCACGGTCGTCTTGCATATAGGTGCCGTGGAACTTGGTCAACTGCTGGTCGCTTGCAGAGATAGCACCAGTACTCTCATCCAACAGACCCTCAGCAATGGTACCGCGAAGGTAGTTAGATTGGATCTTAATGTCCTCATTTGTCAAAGGTGCGGGCTCTTCAGGAAGACCCTCGACTTTGTCCACCCCCAGGGACTGCCAAAGGCGTGGCTCCCATTCGGAGTAACCAGTCTGGTAAGCGTCTGGGTCCTGATCGTCACCAAGTCCGATATCAGTGAGCTTACGTCCGCCCAAAAAGGCAACTCGGGCATCAAGATCCTTGGCGGGCTTGTTGTAATAAATCTTATCTTCCTTGCGGGGCCAGTAGTGGCTAtcaccaagaccaaaaaCAGAGTAGTTAATAGTAGACAAGTCAAGATCACCAGAGTTCTTCACGAATTCCCACAGACCACGGCCGTTGACGGGGAACTCTCCCTGGCCCGCGGTACTGGTGATAAACACCACGTTTTCCTCAGTAGACAAATCCTCAGCGGGGTAATCATCCATGGCCATGACCATAGTCTTCAGTCCCCTAGCGCGACCACGGTTTCCAAGACGCTTTGCCAGGTTTTGGGCATTGCCATTGTCCGACGCGAATAGGATAGTCAAGGGTGCGCCGAAAAGACCTTCGAGTAGCTTCTCATAAGAGTCCTTAGCTTTGCGCTTCTGAAGGGCCCGGACTTCGGTGCCGTAGGATTCAGAGAGGACAGAAGAAAACTTGGGATGACGGTTCATAAGCTGGCTGAGTTGGTTGTCCCTACGAAGGAACTCTTCAAGTTCACGCTTGATACGCTCCGAATCCAGGGAGAACTTGGGTTCATTGTTCTCCTCGTTTCCGGGGTTCCAGCGGTACAAAGGCCAGTATCCAAGGtcgatggccttcttggtttcctggAGAACAGTCAAGGCAGAATCGTCCTCCTGGTTGTACGGCAAGTATGCAACAACTACGGAGGGGCCCTTGAACTGTTCGGCCTCAGCCATAGCCTGGAGAACCTGAGTGTAGGAGCCGTACACGGCAACAGAGGCAACGTAGGCATTGCCGTAGTTCATGGCATAAAGGCCAATATCCTTCTTTCTGCGTGTGGGATCAGCTGCAGTGCGTTCCGAGTAAGGCTGGGAATCAATAACGAGCATGTTAACATTGGCGCCGGAGGCAAGGACATGGTGGACACCCGAGTTTCCAAGATCATAGGCCCAGGCATCGGAGCCAACGAGCCACCGAGACTCATCAAAGAAAAGCTTCTTGGATTCTAGGAGCTGCTTGGCCAACGGGGAATCATCCTTCGAAAGGTGATCAATAACATCTGGAGCCAATCTGTTGGCCTTGGCTGCATCGCCTGCACTGAGAGCCCAGTTTGAAAGGGACGTCTTCGGAGCATCAGTGGCAAAGGTACCAGCCTTtgatgcttcttcaacctcccgCACAAAACGGCGACGGTGTTCCATCCTTGCAATCAAGGAACCAAATCCATATTCAGGGCTGGCTGCAATGGTGGAAGAAACACCGGCATGCTTCGAATCCAACTGGTTGGCAATGTGCAAACGCTCCCCGAAGAGCTGATTTAAGATCTTCAGATAGGCATTTTCGAGATGGGGCTGCTCTAGGGCAGTCTCAAGTGTTGGAACCTTGGAGCTACCGACTTCGAGGTTCTGAATAGGGGAGGGAGTGTCCAGGTTCTGAGCAATGCCGCGGAGCGCCTGAATGGCAGTAGATGGCTCAACATACCCGAGTCTGTAACCGACAATTTGTGGAGCACGTCCACCAGCAGTGGTAGGGGTCAAGCTTGACAACAGATCCATGAACGAAGGACCCCATCTTGTAGTTTTGCGGACTTGTTCCAAAACGGCGATCTTTTCAACCGAGGCCGGAATTGAGTTCACAATCTGGCCACCCACCCAGGGTCGGTACAACCGCGCAGTGATAAGTCCGATGTTCTTGAGCTCGCTGGCGGTGTCTTCCTTGGACAGAGCATCTACAAACACTCCGGTGGAGccaaagataaagagagCAGATTTCGCATCTGAAGGACCAGTGTACTCAACCGCACTGTAGTTGCGACCAACCAATACCGACAAGGTGCGCCAGATCTGAGAAGTCCACTCGAAGATGTCTGCGGCACTAACTGCCCTGACAGAAGAAGCATCCACGGTTGTTGCAGCAGAGCTAGTAGCACGGCTATCAACGCTGCTATCTCTTCTTGAGGAGCCAACGGACGAGTTGTCAACGCTAACACTCGAAGGCGTCTGAGATGGCTGTGCAGGGGTAGCAGCACCCTCGGGTGTCTTAGTGTTCTCTACAACTTCATCAGTTACGGTGGCCACCCGTCCAGAGTCAGTGTACAATGTCTGGGCACCAAGTCCAGTGGAGTGAGTAGCATGGTGTCCGCCCAAGTTCAGAACACTCTGGATCACATTCACATCCTCCTCTGCGATGGGCTCGTCGCGAGCAGAATTGGCGGGgtcaaagaaatgaatgacGCCTTTTCCAGATTTGCGTGCCAAAGCATGAGCAGTGATAGAGATATCTTGTGCCTCTTGGACAGTCTCAGAGTGCAGGAATGCGAAGCCACATTGCCGTATTGAGCTGATTACCGAGTAAtctgggaatggagaaggcTCCAAGGCGACGTGGATGACAATGGGGAAGTTCGCTAAGCGGTAGAGGTGAGGGATAGAAGAGAGGAGGACAGAGGAACTAGAGACAACAGAAACCACATCTCCAGTCTGCAAAGGGTGGAAAGCagagaggagaggatctTCATTGTATCGTACCGAGACCACCTGATGAACTTGTCAATTCACTGTCCGAACTTGAACGCTGCATTCCAGTATCACTCACGTCAGGTACACCCTTGGGCAGGATACTGCGCGCCTTTTCTTGCTTAAGAGCCTTCAGTGGCTTGCTAAACCAAGAATCTGTCTGCAGGGATGGCTGGACGGAGACCACAATGTCGCTAGTGAGATAAGCGACTCTCGCCACTGCGATGTAAATTAGCATTCCATCACCAGCTCGTAGACAGACAATGATAGCATAACATAGTCAAGAATACGATCAACGGATAACGAAtcgcaaaaagaaagaaagggaatgACTCACCTGCCTCTCCGGCAGTTGAAACGGGCGCCATGTTGGCAATTGCCAGTTGCGCTATGTAGAGCGCAAAGGTGGGATGATACTAATGGTATATAGAGTAGATATCACCGCATACGGTGACTCCACACTCAAATTGAGCTCAATCgatgaggggaaaggagggaaaaaggaagggaaagtgaCAGTCTTAAGGACATATAAAAAATTAGCTTGATTCTTTCCTGTTTATCCTTACGATTTTCTTCAAAATTAAAGCAGCGATTTTGTTCCCCATAGACTTTCTCCGCCATCGGGGTTGGATCAGCAACATTCTTATTGGACTGCGATCACGACATCGATGCAAACGTGCGCGGGCGGTGGGTGCAAACATCCTTAATTGGGTCAAGTGCGGGCAGCAGGTCGAGCACGTCAGTTCTTCAGCGGGCTTTGCTTCGGCAGAATGCTGATAGGCCGGTTACTTTTACTCTGGACGATTAATCTTTTGAGATCTCGTGTTGCAGCCGAACGTGCAAGACTATCCACTCTTCAGCCTCAGTAATGAATCTTTAATGAACATAATTGAAGGAAGATTGCTCTGTAAGAAACTGCACAACATAGAtgatatatatgtatccCATAATTGCCCTCCATTCCATTAACAGGAGACCGATCAGTATTTGATCCATTCGGCGCTTATTACAAAGGCGATTTCCTCTCGGGCGAGAGACTCCTGGCGTGGTTAATGGTCAGCTGAACAGTGAATGCCAACAACCCATTATATGGTGAATCGAGAACCATTGTTTCAAACCCCGACTTATCCTTTACCATTTAGTTTCTCCAACATAAAGGAGTAAGGGAACAAGGTCTTtaataagaataaaagaacaaaagagaaCGAAAATGAGAAGTTACAAAGTACGTCATACAATTGAGTGCTATGCCCTGTGTGGTGACTAGTTATCTTTTGTCATTCATGATAGAACATTATGCGATTCCCTGATATAGTGCATGAAAACTGAGCCTCAAGACGCCAAATATGAAAACAAACCCATATAAATATCAATGTACAAGTCCCAGACGCCAGGGGCCGCATCTAAAAAACCAATTCTTTCGTCCCTATAGCCGAACAAACACACCGTTCTCTTCCATAACGGCTTCTATTGGCCGAACGTACCTTTACGCGAAGGAAAATCGGACTCCGTCTTATTTCCGCaccgaagaggaaagaaaaaaaaaacctcTGAGCATTATCGAGTCATTAGACCCTCGTGGCCAAATGACTAGTAACCAGCGATTTGTAGATCATCTCACCATCTTAGTGATATAAATTTATAACGAAAACCACGTTATGTGAATTGGGTAAGAGGCGAGGCTGTTGACACCAGAGCCTCGTCGCTTATGAGGCAGGCGTCCGCAGTACGAAGAGGATCATTGGCATCAGTCTCCTCTGCCAAGGGCACCCACGTTGTGTGGATTTGGACGCAATTCCTTCTATAAGGAAGGATCTGAACTTGAATGGATGACCTGTAGCGGATCGATGACTTCCGGTCGCTTCTGCTTACCTAGTTTCGCTCCAGTCCTGCATTTTGACGTTCATACCCGGTACCTCATAAGTGGGTTGTTGTAAGGCAGCCGCCTGGACAGCCGACTGAGAAGGTTGTGGAGGGCCCGTTCCAGATCGACGTCTCCGTTCTCTTTCGAGGGGACCGGGAAGCTCGGTGCTCTCGCGGCGAGCACGGAACCGCCGTCCGATAGTATCCATCCAGTtaccatcctcatcctcgcctAACCAATAATTGCGACCAACGCTAATCATAGCGCGACCAAGTTTTCCCTTCCAACCTTGACCATCAGGAGTGTAAGGCGAGAACGGCTCCTTATCGATATCAGCGACGCTAGCCACACTGGCGATGGAAGTGTTCCGGCTATGAGTTGGGAGCTGAGTGTGACGAGGCACAGCGATATAAAGACGTAGAGACTGGCGAGCAAATGCCAGCatgacaagaacaaaataTGCACGGATGATCCATAGCGAGCAGATGAAGACAATGCTTTGGAAACTTTCCGGCTGGGTAACCGCGTTGCCTAGGCCATCGGGACTTCTGGCATACTGGGCGCCCTGGGAAGATGGCGAATCGTACTTCGGGCTGGTGAAGCCGGCCGTTTGAGCAATCGTCTCACCACCGGGCCCGGAGGCATTTCCACTCTCGTAATGTTGAGAAATGACAAGGAACCATGTTACACCAAAAGCAGCTGTATATGCGGCGTTGATGACGCTATCGAAGAGGTAGAGCCAGGCGAGAGCGAGACATTGCAGAGGTGATTGTTTTCGGATATGTGGGAAGAGCAGTGTTGCGACGCCGAGAGCGAGCAGGGAGTAAAGGTACATGGACAGCTGGACGGGTGAAAGGTGGTAGCCGGTTAGGAGCGCAAGCAACCCGTAAAGGCCGCTAATTTTGTTCAAAAGCAAGGATAACGTGATGAGAGAAGCGCCCGTCTGCAGGCTCATGACATAGAGGAATGTCTGTTGTACTCCGGAGGTTCATTCTTAGCACCATCGATTAATCTAGACACGGAACGGGAAGGCCTTTTATCACGAAATTTTAATTTCTGACATACCTCTGGCCGCGGGATGCGGAGAAAACGGGTTGGTGAGAACCCCATCTCTGATATCGCCGATGGGCTGCTGTAGGAGTGGCACAAGCAATGGGAGGATGCAGTAGAAAAGGGAAACGGAAATGGAAGCCAATACGttcagaagagaagaaagggagaaggCTGGTTGTCAGCAGCAGTTGGGTCACGATGCCCATGCGGTTGTCACACAGGGGCTTGATTTTCCGGACGATCCGCCCCGCCGATCGCTACTATTTTCGCCTATTGAACGCCAAGAACTGAGCGCTTTAATGACGTTCGGGTACTCCGTCGTCCAATGAATCGTTCAATGTGCAAGTTTTCAATGGCCTGGTTTGAGGACTGAGGGTTGTATGTCCACTATTTCCAGCTATTGCTTCATTGTCAATCTAATGATAGTCTGGCCTACAGTCACTTCCTTCTGCCCTACACCCTACTGAATTTTCgggcttttctttcctggatGCGCTCTGTCCGCCTAGACAGTCAACATTATTGCATCAGACAATACGAGTACGACGTTCCGAATCTAGCGCAAGTGACCACTGAAGGTTGCTTGAGATTACGAAAATATTCCGAATATGCCTGCcttgacctttttctttcctttttcatttttcgCTTTCTCCCGATTACGTTGGCTGGAATTTCTGGACGCCATGTAGTTGCGGAAAGTATGGTAaatagtataatatatatgtatcGTAGACGTTGTCCAAAATCTTACAAGAGCCATGACATCTTGGCACCATAACCTCAAATCTGAGCCGTTAAAGATGAAAAGGATATTGCAGAAACCTGAGGGGCAGCAATGGGATGCTGATGCGATGTAGCAAGTAGAACGCCAAATTCTCCCACCAAGCACCAGGCGACCGTGTAGaaaaaacaggaaaaagagaaaagaaaaaacggCTTCGATCTAAACACGCTATTCACTCGAGAAGCAAAGGGAGAAAAATGTACAGATTAAGAATGACAGAGCAATATTGACAATCTCAAACCTCATCATTGAGATCGAGGGAACAAATTGGTGAACGTAATCGAAAAATGGCGACCAGGTAGTACATTACAGCTTTCAGCATGCGCATCCATCGTTGGTTGTGGTCTCTTTTGGGTTGATGTTCACATCGATCACTGGAGAGTAACAGTCAGCTTCGTGGAACTTGTAAGTGACGCCGAGGAAACAAACCTTGGCTCTCTCCTCTACTACCTTCGCCTTCCATGCCTGGTAGAGCTTGGGCTATCCGCCGGAAAAGTTGCTTGACGTTATGACCAACCTTGGCGCTAGTCTCGATAAACATCAACCCGTTCTTCTTagcctcctcttcaccctGCGCGGTGGTGACCTCGCGCTTGTCGTTAAGATCAGTCTTGTTGCCAACTAGAACAATGATAACATCATTGCCACGCTCCCCTCGTACGTCGTCAATCCATTTCCGGGTATTCTGGAAGGACTTGGCGTTTGAAATATCgtaaacaacaacagcaacgcTCGAATCCCGAATGTAGGAAGGAATCAACGACCTGAATCTTTCTTGACCGGCTGTATCCCAAAGCTGGAGTCGGACAGTCCTGTCCTCTAGGTACATAGTCTGAAAAAAAAACCGAGTTAACACTGGCATGAGCGATCAAAGTGCATCGAAGGTGGGATCCTAGAATCCAGAGGCTGGCTAGTTGCGGTGAGATATACCTTTGACAGAAAGTCGATTCCGATGGTCGCTTGATATGTATTGTCGAATGAGTCGTACATGAATCTCGTAATCAGGGACGTTTTGCCAACTACATGTCACAATCAGAGACTTGCACAGGCCATAAATTAATGGGAATCTGGCACGTGGTATCCATACCGCTCTGCTCTCCCAAGAACACCAGCCTGTGGTACAGTTAATAATTAATTCAGACTACAGGGAGCTTTGATATACCAAAACGTACTTGAACTTTTTCAAAGGGTTCGAATACGACCCTACAGCGGAAGTGGATGCCATTGTGACAAGAGAAACTTGGTAGAAGTAATGGTAGGATCAGGGGTAGCGGAGGGAAAGTCGCAATTATTTTACGTAGAAGGACTGTGGAAAAGGGTGCGCAAAGGATCTCTAAGGATAGAAGGACATGGAAGGGAGAATATTATCGGAGATCAGACGCAAGACCAAACAAGGCGCCAGAGTTGTTCAAATGGGCGATTTGGGAGGAGTGAAGTCAACTCGAACCCATGGATCGATATGGGGAaactgtacggagtacggtAAGTAAATGTTATGGACTGACAAGCCAGCATTAAACTCCGACCGCCTTCCGATGACGGATTAAATCCGGCCCGACCCAGCCATCATCAGCGCAAGGTGCGGGTGTTGCTCCAGACGAGTGATCCGGACAAGAGCTCCGCTCCACCGCAGTCTTTCTATCGTTTGCGAGACTTTCGTCAGGCGTCTAAAGACCCTGTACCTTGTTTgctgcttcctccagcttAAAGAATCGGGTCAAAAGTTGGAGGTCACCATGGGTCTCGTCTATCCAGCTGGTGCTGCTACCGTGTCACTCCTGGTGATCGGGGGCTGTGAGTGATCTCATCCAACAAGGGTATTGATATTGTGCGCTAATCAATACTGGCAGATATGCTTTTCCACGGAGATGGCGAACAATTTAATGTATTGAAAGACACATGGATGTTACATATCTTTTATAGGGTGCCTTGTTAACACGTCCTAGGTTGGTCAATTCCTCGAATCGGTATCTCCATATGCTTGGGCAAACATCGGTATCGCGATGTGCATAGGTTTATCAGTCGTTGGAGCAGCGTGGTACGTCCTAATATGGAGCTATGTTTCCTGTTATATCATTACTCATGGCATGCCTATCCAGGGGTATCTTTCTCACAGGTTCATCTATTGTCGGCGGAGGTGTCAAGGCACCAAGAATCCGGACGAAGAACTTGATCTCTATTATCTTCTGCGAAGTAGTGGCTATTTATGGTGTCATCATGGCAATAGTTTTCTCTTCGAAGCTCAATCTcgtcggcgatgatgaaatcTTCTCCGGCAGCAACCAATATACCGGATACGCACTCTTTTGGGGTGGTATCACTGTGGGCATGTGCAATTTGATCTGTGGTATCTCTGTCGGTATCAATGGAAGCAGTGCAGCTCTAGCCGATGCTGCTGATGGAAGCTTGTTCGTTCGGCCCATCCGTATTTCTGTCAGAACAGCAAGTGAGCTAACATTTTTGCAGGTTTGTGAAGATCCTTGTTATCGAGATCTTCAGCTCCGTCCTTGGCTTATTCGGTCTTATCATCGGACTCCTGGTGACACAGAAGGCTAACGAATTTAAGTAAGGCCGCTTAATGGTTAACGAGAGGAGGTTTTCTCCGAGAGAGAACCATGCGAGTCGGGGTAGGAACCATTGTATGACTTCTATTTTACAGCTTCACTTTGCTCTGGTGTTCTATTATATACTGCATTATGGCGTATGGATCCGATTTGACTGTAGAGTCTTTTGGGTATGCGTGAATAGCATTGATTGTCCCGCTGGTTTGCCATGATGTCTGGGTTGGTGTACAGTAGCAGGCGCCGGGAAGTAATGGAAGTGTTGATATTATCAATACGATAGCGCACTCTTATGTATAGCATTGATTTAAATTTCACATTGTTGTATTTAAGGGTTTATAGGAAATTAGCGATCGTTATATAATTGACATTGATAAGCTTGAGCAATAGGCTTTATCTACGGAGTGACTAATATAGATTCGGAGGTTCCAATACCACGGGGTGGTTCCCCGCATCCGACAAAACTCTCCTCTTCACAATTCTCAAAATTCTAATAAGATAGCATCCAGAATGACGGACGACAAACTTAAGGCAGCTATATTGATCGTATCGGATACTGCCTCTAAAGATCCTTCCACGGATAGAGTTGCTGAAACTCTCacgtctttcttcttctcagaGGGGTTAAATACCTGGGATCGACCGGCCACTAAGATCGTACCTGATAATGTACTCGATATCCAACGAGCCCTATGTGACTGGACAGATGGCCCAAACTGGGTGAATCTCATACTTTTGAGTGGCGGTACGGGCTTTGCGCTTAAGGATAACACCCCTGAGGTTCGTTGAACCTGCTCCAGAGTTACTCTGCTTTGCTAAAGTCGTTGATTAGGCCGTGTCGCCTCTCATTCATCGCCATGCACCCGGCCTAGTGTGAGTTGTGCTATCCATCTTTCAGAAACGTATATAATGTGATTACTGACCGTAAATCATGAAGTCATGGCATGATTGCCGCTTCTTTGCAAGTCACACCTTGTAAGCTGATATACACATAATTTGTTACGCAAGGACTCGCTAACAATTATCCTAGTTGCAATGATGTCACGGCCTGTTGCGGGTGTTAGGAACAAAACATTGATTATTACCTTGCCCGGCTCGCCAAAAGGGGCTAAAGAAAATCTCGACGCGGTCTTCAAGCTTCTGCCGCATGCGTGCACTCAAGCGGCTGGTGCTAACTCTCGCGCCATTCATGCCGGCGGTGTCAAGAAACTAGAAGCTGAGGCAGGGTTGTCCTCGGGGGGCAAAGTGGAACACAAACGCGaccatcaccatcaacatcaccaccaacttcattctcattctcattctcatggCCATGGACATGGCCATGTTGCCCCGAAGGCACATACGTCACCATCGGAGAGACCGCAATCAAATGATCCCAATGCAGGCCCAAATCGACGATATCGCGAATCCCCTTACCCAATGTTATCAGTGGATGAAGCACTTGCAGTTATTAGCGAACAAACTCCTGAAccagttgttgttgaggttcCTGTAACCACTGCCTTAGTTGGATCGGTAATTGCCGAGGATGTCTATGCCGCAGAAGCTGTTCCAGCTTACCGAGCCAGCATCGTAGATGGGTACGCCGTGATTGCACCTGAAACAGCAGATGTTGGACCAAGCACAAAGGGAGTTTTCCCCGTGGCGTCCATATCTTACGCCAACCCAGGAGGGTCATTGTCACCCCTCGAGCCTGGAACTATTGCCAGAATAACCACAGGAGCTCCTCTTCCGCCAAATGCCAATGCCGTAGTAATGGTTGAGGATACAGTGCTCGCTTCTTCGACCCCTGACGGCAAAGAGGAAGCAACAGTAGAGATATTGACAGGCGATATCAAACCGAACGAGAATGTCCGTGAGCCTGGCAGTGATATTGCGTTGGGGTCGAAAATCCTTCAGAAAGGAGACCTCATCACGTCAGTCGGAGGCGAGATTGGTCTTCTAGCAGCATCTGGAACAAAAATAGTCAAGGTCTTTAAGAAGCCATGTGTAGGTGTTCTAAGTACTGGAGATGAGCTCGTTGAGCACGACGACCCAAGAAAGCTCTATGGAGGACAAATTCGAGACTCCAACCGTCCATCTCTCCTCTCGTGCCTTGCCTCTTGGGGCTTCCCCACCGTCGATTTGGGAATTGCTCGTGATACACCAGCAGGTGAGCTGGAACGGAGCCTTCGGGATGCCCTTCGCGGAGTGGGAAGGGCAAATTCTAGCGTTGACGTGATTATCACCACCGGCGGCGTATCAATGGGTGAGCTCGACCTGCTGAAGCCCACTATCGAACGTACACTAGGCGGGACCATCCATTTCGGTCGCGTGTCCATGAAACCAGGCAAGCCGACCACGTTTGCCACGGTCCCATTCAAACCAACGTCGTCAACTCAACAAGTCCAGCAAGAGCGTGAAACTAAACTTATTTTCTCATTGCCTGGAAACCCTGCCTCGGCCCTCGTGACACTCAACTTATTCGTGCTCCCCTCTCTTTACAAGCTGATGGGCATGGGCGAAAAGCAAACTGCGCCTGGCTTATCATCAACACTTGGATTACCACTCGTTTCGGTCAGCTTGACACATGCGTTCCCGTTGGATCCCAAGCGTACCGAGTACCACCGGGCCATTGTGACAGCGTCTCGTTCCGATGGCCGATTGTACGCCTCTAGTACAGGCTTGGGGGGAGTTGGGCAGCGGAGTTCTAGAGTAGGAAGTCTAGCTAGCGCAAACGCGCTCTTAGTGCTTCGACCAGGAAGTGGACAGATTGAAAAGGGTGTCTTGGTAGAGGCATTGATGCTGGGGCCGGTCGTGGCAGCACAGTAAATGTTGTTCAGCAAGAGTATATTATACCACTGTCACAGAATGTCATCTCCCAGCAACCGGTGAAACCATGCTATCCCGAATTTATTCCCAGTAAATGTACTCTCAAATATTATTACCCCATCGCTTTTCAGTAAAAGGACTTTCGAAAAAGCACTCATGAATGCTAGACACTAAACGCAGAATCTCATGGATCCCCTTCACACCAGTTCCGCCACCCACCCCAGTCGACATCCCTCAGGATCAAGGATGCTACAGTTCTCATCGTATTCTACAACAGATCGAAAACTCCAGCTCATTCTGGTCTCCCTCGCAGCCAAGCCCCATAAACTAGCCAAACTCCTCTGATCATGCAAATATTGTGGAGGAAGGCCTGGAGGAACCATATCCCAATCCCGAGGCGAATGGCTTCCAAAATTAAAACCAGTAATGAGCGCCcccttctcctggaaagcTAACCTCATCATACGCTTCGCAACACGTAGCTGCGTATCCCAATCAAACAAGTGCATGAAATAGCTGGAATTGATCACTTTAACGCG
Proteins encoded in this window:
- a CDS encoding bifunctional molybdopterin adenylyltransferase MobB/molybdopterin molybdotransferase MoeA family protein (molybdopterin biosynthesis protein) yields the protein MTDDKLKAAILIVSDTASKDPSTDRVAETLTSFFFSEGLNTWDRPATKIVPDNVLDIQRALCDWTDGPNWVNLILLSGGTGFALKDNTPEAVSPLIHRHAPGLVHGMIAASLQVTPFAMMSRPVAGVRNKTLIITLPGSPKGAKENLDAVFKLLPHACTQAAGANSRAIHAGGVKKLEAEAGLSSGGKVEHKRDHHHQHHHQLHSHSHSHGHGHGHVAPKAHTSPSERPQSNDPNAGPNRRYRESPYPMLSVDEALAVISEQTPEPVVVEVPVTTALVGSVIAEDVYAAEAVPAYRASIVDGYAVIAPETADVGPSTKGVFPVASISYANPGGSLSPLEPGTIARITTGAPLPPNANAVVMVEDTVLASSTPDGKEEATVEILTGDIKPNENVREPGSDIALGSKILQKGDLITSVGGEIGLLAASGTKIVKVFKKPCVGVLSTGDELVEHDDPRKLYGGQIRDSNRPSLLSCLASWGFPTVDLGIARDTPAGELERSLRDALRGVGRANSSVDVIITTGGVSMGELDLLKPTIERTLGGTIHFGRVSMKPGKPTTFATVPFKPTSSTQQVQQERETKLIFSLPGNPASALVTLNLFVLPSLYKLMGMGEKQTAPGLSSTLGLPLVSVSLTHAFPLDPKRTEYHRAIVTASRSDGRLYASSTGLGGVGQRSSRVGSLASANALLVLRPGSGQIEKGVLVEALMLGPVVAAQ